The genome window AAAGAGGGGTATCAAAATGAGAGCAGTGACCCTTCTTTCCATCAGCTTTTCTCCCCAAACCCCTATGCTCCTGGGGCAAGGGCTGATGGGCACAGTCCTTTGAAGCAGGGCCACCAGAGCCAATTGACTCTAAGTGACCTGTTTGGTGGATTATCTGCAGCAAGGTTGCGggtattttttttcagtcagttAGTCAAAATTTATTTCAATGACTGAAAACGTTGAAACTAACTAAAATGCTACTCCTGGCAGCAAGTCCAGGATCCTGGCCCCTTGCTGGGTCACTCCCCAGAGGCTCTCCAATCACTGTGTACGACGGGTAAGAACGCAGATGTGTAAGCACGGGAAGCCTGTGCCCACAGCCCTACGTAGTATATCCCAGAGCCAGGTCGAGGCCTTGGACAGTGTGGAGACCTCAGAACTGACAAAGGTGGTCCCACTTGGCTCAAATCCCCATTAGGGGACAGGGAAAGGGGCACGTGTGTGGTGTCCCTATCCATTCTGCTGAGTCTCACTCCATTAACCGAGGGGTCATGCAGGCCCAAGGACCCCGCTGATGTGGGCATGGGGAGGCCCCTCCAGTGTCCCACCCTGTCACTGCTCTTACCCTTGGGAGCTCATACGTAGATGCCGACCCAGAGCAGCAGGAAGAGCACTCCAAAGCCCATGAAGAGTGAAGCCACCAAAGAGATGAGGAGCTCTTTGTAGATATCTCGAGTGTATTTGGTGGAAGTGACCTCATAACTGGCAGGGCAATTAAGGAGAAGCAAAGGGATGGCTGGTCTGGCTCCGGGCAGAGGGGCCCAAGAGGTGACCTAGACTCTGGTGCTCCTACCACCCTTCCACCAcccatgaagaaaatgaagcccagaggggttaggtcacacagctaatgagcggcagagctgggactggccCTCGTACCTCCTGACACCTGAGCGCACCACTCCTGACACCACTTTCTCAACTTCAGGTCCCCATGCCTATAGCCTCCAGTGCAGCCAGGCCCTCTGCTCACCGTCCTGGAATACGGAAGAGCGAATTGAGCTCACCTGAACCTGGAAAATAAGGCCACAACCTGACTTTGGACGTCAACAGCCTTCCCTCAACCTCCTTACCATCCCCCATCGCCACACCGGAACAAAACCGGCAGGGTGCATGTACCCAGCATGGttcctccctcagtttccctcctcACTAATTCTGCCCCACTGGCTGCTCAGTGAAAGGATACACGAAGAACCAGGCGGTGAAGAACATGCCAATGGCCAACAGCACCACAGTCAGATGCGGAAAGACAGCTGGGTTCACTGGACTGGTGTATCTGCTCATGGCCTCAAGCTCCTAAGGGAAGGCGTGAGATCAGAGCCATCAAAGAATCCCATGACCTCAATCTGGGGGGGACTATGGGGTTATCACAGAGCCTCGTGCTACTGTGACTGCTAGAAGCTTATTTCAGCTTGGGAAATGTGGAAATCCTTCAGAACCACCGTCAAATGATTCCGTTTGGGAATGACAACAATTACATCTTAAACTAAGGTGGCACTTCGTCTTTTCAATACGAGACAAGATGGGCAGCTGAGAGTCGGAGGCTGAGGCACAGAAGGTGACTGATTAGCTACAGATCAATGGTCCTTAACATTTTCTGAGGCCACCGGCCACCATGAAAAAAACGTGATGAAAGGGACAAACCGCACACAAGAAAAAGTTTGCTTATAATTTTAGGAGCTTTATGGACCCATGTCTGTAGACTTCCAGCTCAGAATCCCTGCTGAAAGACAGACTCTGGACTGGTACCCAGATCTCAACTCCTAATCTTGTATTCTTCCCACTACACAATTAAGGAATCTCAGGACCTACAGGCAAAAGACATAAGTTAAAATTctggggcttcactggtggcgcagtggttaagaatccgcctgccaacgcaggggacacggcttcgagccctggtccaggaagaccccatgtgccgtggagca of Balaenoptera ricei isolate mBalRic1 chromosome 8, mBalRic1.hap2, whole genome shotgun sequence contains these proteins:
- the TMEM258 gene encoding transmembrane protein 258, with product MELEAMSRYTSPVNPAVFPHLTVVLLAIGMFFTAWFFVYEVTSTKYTRDIYKELLISLVASLFMGFGVLFLLLWVGIYV